A stretch of the Candidatus Binataceae bacterium genome encodes the following:
- the ricT gene encoding regulatory iron-sulfur-containing complex subunit RicT — translation MAADIDPFETPDNSPKIVAVSLQPTGHLYNYLAPAFALRRGDRVLVDTENGARLGTVELAPHEPARTLDLRSLRSVTRIANDRDYRVEEDKLAHEAEAERLCVTRIRERRLEMKLVKADYTLDGRKALFYFVAENRIDFRDLVRDLANTLRVRVEMKQIGARDETKVTGGLGPCGRELCCSSFLRDFDTVTVKMARDQGLALNPSRLAGMCGRLKCCLKYEYATYVELKRALPNLGKRVESVKGDGKVTRQNILKQTVMIQLESDGSFVEATLEDLVDARRPKEAPPAS, via the coding sequence GTGGCTGCTGACATCGATCCCTTCGAGACCCCAGATAATTCGCCCAAAATCGTCGCGGTCAGCCTGCAACCCACCGGTCATCTCTACAATTACCTGGCGCCGGCTTTTGCGCTCCGGCGCGGGGATCGCGTGCTGGTCGACACCGAAAACGGCGCGCGTCTGGGAACCGTTGAGCTCGCTCCGCATGAGCCCGCCCGCACACTCGATCTCCGCTCGCTTAGAAGCGTTACGCGGATCGCCAACGATCGGGATTATCGCGTCGAGGAGGACAAGCTCGCGCACGAAGCGGAGGCCGAGCGTCTATGCGTCACCCGTATCCGGGAACGCCGCCTCGAGATGAAGCTGGTTAAGGCGGACTACACGCTGGACGGGCGCAAGGCGCTCTTCTACTTCGTCGCCGAAAATCGGATCGACTTCCGCGATCTCGTCCGCGACCTCGCCAACACGCTGCGCGTGCGCGTCGAGATGAAGCAGATCGGCGCGCGCGACGAGACCAAAGTCACCGGCGGTCTCGGGCCGTGCGGCCGCGAGCTCTGCTGCTCATCCTTCCTGCGCGACTTCGACACCGTGACGGTCAAGATGGCGCGCGATCAGGGTCTGGCGCTCAACCCCTCGCGGCTCGCCGGGATGTGCGGCCGGCTCAAGTGCTGCCTGAAATACGAATATGCGACGTATGTCGAACTCAAGCGCGCCCTGCCGAATCTCGGCAAGCGCGTCGAATCGGTAAAAGGCGACGGCAAAGTTACGCGCCAGAATATCCTCAAGCAGACCGTCATGATCCAGCTCGAGAGCGACGGCAGTTTCGTCGAGGCGACGCTCGAAGACCTCGTCGACGCGCGCCGTCCGAAAGAAGCGCCGCCCGCCTCCTAA
- a CDS encoding prepilin peptidase: MGEGGLLGVPGAILVFALGACVGSFAGVVAYRLPRELSIVAPRSFCARCREPLALWANLPLISYIVLRGRCPRCGGEIGFRYFLIEAALASAAIYLYLQFPPADALSRFVLCASLLVIGMIDFDWGVIYDGAALTMVPLGFVAAWLLMPEVGWRSSLIGIIGGITFLFVTRFGYWLIRRKEGVGVGDFYVVAIAGAFLGWPGAFFTLFFGSLFGSIGGLAIAINGWTLPEEPLSEAIAEVTAARSADSPTDETSVLQRPIPFGPFLALAAAVYALFQTPLTRWYLAS, encoded by the coding sequence ATGGGCGAGGGGGGCTTACTTGGCGTGCCGGGAGCTATACTTGTGTTCGCGCTCGGCGCCTGCGTCGGCAGTTTCGCCGGCGTCGTTGCTTATCGGCTCCCGCGCGAGCTTTCGATCGTCGCGCCGCGCTCGTTCTGTGCGCGATGCCGCGAGCCGCTCGCGCTCTGGGCCAATCTCCCGCTCATCTCATACATCGTGCTGCGAGGCCGTTGCCCACGATGCGGTGGCGAGATCGGCTTCCGCTACTTTCTTATCGAGGCCGCGCTCGCCTCGGCGGCGATCTACTTATACTTGCAATTTCCTCCCGCCGACGCACTCTCGCGCTTTGTCCTCTGCGCCAGTCTCCTGGTGATCGGCATGATCGACTTTGACTGGGGCGTGATCTACGACGGCGCCGCCCTCACGATGGTTCCGCTCGGCTTCGTCGCCGCATGGTTGCTGATGCCCGAAGTCGGCTGGCGAAGCTCGCTCATCGGCATTATCGGAGGCATCACCTTTTTGTTTGTGACGCGCTTCGGCTACTGGCTGATTCGTCGAAAAGAAGGCGTAGGAGTGGGCGACTTTTACGTAGTTGCGATCGCCGGCGCATTTCTCGGCTGGCCCGGCGCATTTTTCACGCTCTTTTTCGGCTCGCTTTTCGGCTCGATCGGCGGGCTGGCCATCGCCATAAATGGATGGACGTTGCCGGAGGAGCCGCTGTCCGAGGCGATCGCGGAGGTCACAGCCGCGCGCAGCGCTGATTCGCCCACAGATGAGACCTCAGTGCTCCAACGACCGATCCCGTTCGGTCCGTTTCTCGCTCTCGCCGCCGCGGTCTACGCCCTGTTTCAGACACCGCTCACGCGCTGGTATCTTGCGAGCTGA
- the tsaD gene encoding tRNA (adenosine(37)-N6)-threonylcarbamoyltransferase complex transferase subunit TsaD: protein MRILGIESSCDDAAAAIIETDRAGVAMVRASAAANQDDIHRAYGGIVPELASRNHVITIQPVVERTLAAAGCKLGDLDGIAVTRGPGLVGSLLVGLMYAKGLAQATGLPLAGVNHIEGHLLAPLLEHEVAMPYLALVVSGGHTALFMVEDFGSYRRLGSTRDDAAGEAFDKVAKLMGLGYPGGKIIDDLARSGNPRRVKIPRARVKGAPLDFSFSGVKTAVATLLRSEAGVTLSHADLAASFQEAVVEMLVRPTLAAAREVNADTIALTGGVAANSRLRECLAADAAADGRRMVAPSFKYCTDNAAMIALAGSHRLLRGERDALSIDAAANLAL, encoded by the coding sequence ATGCGAATTCTCGGGATCGAATCCTCCTGCGACGATGCCGCCGCGGCGATAATTGAAACCGATCGCGCAGGCGTCGCGATGGTGCGCGCGAGCGCCGCCGCCAACCAGGATGATATCCATCGCGCGTACGGCGGGATCGTGCCGGAACTGGCCTCGCGCAATCACGTGATTACGATCCAGCCCGTAGTCGAACGCACCCTCGCTGCCGCCGGATGCAAGCTCGGCGATCTCGACGGCATCGCAGTAACCCGCGGCCCCGGACTGGTCGGATCCCTGCTGGTCGGCCTGATGTACGCCAAGGGACTGGCGCAGGCGACCGGCTTGCCGCTGGCGGGCGTCAATCATATCGAGGGCCATCTGCTCGCGCCGCTGCTCGAGCATGAAGTCGCGATGCCCTATCTGGCGCTGGTCGTTTCGGGCGGTCACACCGCGCTGTTTATGGTCGAGGATTTCGGCAGCTATCGCCGGCTCGGCTCAACCCGCGACGATGCGGCTGGCGAGGCTTTCGACAAGGTCGCCAAGTTGATGGGCCTGGGTTATCCGGGCGGCAAGATAATCGACGACCTGGCGCGTAGCGGCAACCCGCGTCGGGTCAAAATTCCGCGCGCGCGGGTCAAAGGCGCGCCGCTCGACTTCAGCTTCAGCGGCGTCAAGACCGCCGTCGCCACGCTGTTGCGCAGTGAAGCCGGCGTGACACTGAGTCACGCCGATTTGGCCGCGAGCTTTCAGGAGGCGGTAGTCGAGATGCTGGTGCGGCCGACCTTGGCGGCCGCGCGCGAAGTTAACGCGGATACGATCGCACTGACTGGCGGGGTCGCGGCCAACTCACGCCTGCGCGAGTGCCTGGCCGCGGACGCCGCGGCTGACGGCCGCCGGATGGTCGCGCCGAGTTTCAAATACTGCACCGATAATGCCGCGATGATCGCGCTCGCCGGCAGCCATCGGCTGCTGCGTGGCGAGCGCGACGCGCTCTCGATCGACGCCGCGGCCAACCTTGCGCTCTAA
- a CDS encoding flippase has protein sequence MKQSHLIAKNILASGGATAVAGLLQLAIIIIVARNVSVADFGAYSFMLAFCFVIFRIADGGLSIILTRDLAIEPAKIQEVLGATLGLAWVMSFGATLLMAAVIPFFHFSRELSILVALMGVEGLGQFICGCWGAVMRSQEDYENNALGFVMHKMVALAVVSAAMMLHYGLPGVVAGHLTGSLVQWWFYRWKVTRDYGRPRMRLDFAAWKYLIRESIPVGAANAVRIFADQADIIVLTLLAGATAVGLFSGPFKIATGLRFLPQALVLPLIPLYSRSAVGAGERPAFREAYERSVKTFALMGFPFAVLFALCPGVLTVGLLGASYRAAAPAMRLLSVGLWLAFLTTPFPFLLTALGRQRFLFVTSTAALVVRVALDLILVRYFNFLGPCIALMVSESLVLAAWIGGVWEAGFALNSVAIIWPPCVASVAMGAFLYLLHPQSLLALAPLALAGGTIYMFIVIRLGGVSPTEMGLLRESADFIRPWLAQRLGQLRGKAL, from the coding sequence GTGAAGCAATCCCATCTGATCGCCAAGAATATTCTGGCGAGCGGTGGCGCCACGGCAGTCGCGGGCCTGCTCCAGCTCGCCATCATCATTATCGTAGCGCGCAACGTTTCGGTCGCCGATTTCGGCGCCTACTCGTTCATGCTCGCCTTTTGCTTTGTGATTTTCCGGATCGCTGACGGCGGCCTGAGCATCATCCTCACGCGCGACCTTGCTATCGAACCGGCAAAGATCCAGGAGGTCTTGGGCGCGACCCTCGGACTCGCCTGGGTGATGAGCTTCGGGGCAACGCTGCTGATGGCCGCGGTCATCCCGTTTTTTCACTTCAGCCGCGAGCTCTCGATACTGGTCGCTCTGATGGGCGTCGAGGGGCTGGGGCAGTTTATCTGCGGATGCTGGGGCGCGGTGATGCGCTCGCAGGAGGATTACGAGAATAACGCCCTGGGCTTCGTCATGCACAAGATGGTGGCGCTGGCGGTGGTGAGCGCGGCGATGATGCTGCATTACGGGCTACCGGGCGTGGTGGCCGGGCACCTGACGGGATCGCTGGTGCAATGGTGGTTTTATCGGTGGAAGGTGACCCGCGATTACGGCCGCCCGCGGATGCGCCTTGATTTTGCGGCGTGGAAATATCTGATTCGCGAGTCGATTCCGGTCGGCGCCGCCAACGCGGTGCGGATCTTCGCCGATCAAGCCGACATCATCGTCCTCACGCTGCTGGCTGGGGCGACCGCGGTCGGGCTGTTCAGCGGACCTTTCAAAATCGCGACCGGTTTGCGCTTTCTGCCACAGGCGCTGGTTTTGCCCCTGATTCCCTTGTACTCGCGCTCAGCGGTGGGCGCCGGCGAGCGCCCAGCATTTCGCGAGGCCTACGAACGCAGTGTCAAAACCTTCGCGCTGATGGGCTTTCCGTTCGCGGTACTGTTTGCGCTCTGCCCGGGGGTCCTTACGGTCGGACTGCTGGGTGCGAGCTATCGCGCCGCCGCCCCGGCGATGCGCCTGCTGAGCGTCGGCCTCTGGCTGGCCTTCCTGACCACGCCGTTTCCGTTTCTGCTGACCGCACTCGGCCGCCAGCGTTTCCTGTTTGTCACTTCGACGGCCGCGCTGGTCGTGCGTGTCGCGCTGGACTTGATTCTGGTGCGGTACTTCAACTTTCTGGGGCCGTGTATCGCACTGATGGTTTCCGAGTCGCTGGTGCTGGCGGCGTGGATCGGCGGCGTCTGGGAAGCCGGCTTTGCGCTGAATTCGGTCGCAATTATCTGGCCCCCGTGCGTCGCCAGCGTGGCGATGGGCGCATTCTTATATTTGCTCCATCCGCAGTCGTTGTTAGCGCTGGCGCCGCTGGCGCTGGCGGGCGGTACAATCTATATGTTCATTGTGATCAGGCTGGGCGGCGTTTCCCCCACCGAGATGGGGCTGCTGCGCGAGAGCGCCGACTTCATCCGGCCGTGGCTGGCGCAGCGCCTCGGCCAGCTTCGCGGCAAAGCGTTATAA
- the metG gene encoding methionine--tRNA ligase, whose product MPQRVHITTAIFYCNGAPHVGSAYEALAADVFARYQRRRVGREQVTFLSGTDEHGDKIRRAALAQGLAPKVYTDQMSELFRAAFAGLNVSFDYWVRTTDPVHEKFVQAMLTRTYARGDIYFRDYAGLYCVDCERFYTEKELLPDSICPVHNKKVELINEGNYFLKIDKYREAVLRHIHDHPDFIRPERYRNEALNMLAEPLADLCISRPKTRMDWGIEIPFDDRYVTYVWYDAFWTYVSKPATDSGDIDRYMREVFPHTEHFIGKDILKTHAVYWPPMVLAAGFDGLFFKHLNVHGWLNFGGSRMSKSSGNVRDPVAYEQSFGPDVLRYFVMREMAYGLDGDFSEERLTERYNADLANNLGNLVSRVLTMARNYFSSEIKSLPTDPSLLASLDVKARPKFGDPLGPTPANPAIMSTLTSLHQTPPIDIGPPGYIDLHLCGVFTDQPATVGKLVDQLSFNRALEEIWKMLDFANKYVAMTVPFTLFKTDPARVQVILANLTEAVRVLANTLEPFMPVTAQKIFAMLNVDEETARKPYGEGLKLGHKVNPPVALFPRIEKAKA is encoded by the coding sequence ATGCCTCAGCGCGTCCATATCACGACCGCAATCTTCTATTGCAACGGCGCGCCGCACGTCGGCAGCGCCTACGAAGCGCTCGCCGCCGACGTTTTCGCCCGCTACCAACGGCGGCGGGTCGGCCGCGAGCAGGTGACCTTTCTCAGCGGCACCGACGAGCACGGCGACAAGATTCGCCGCGCCGCGCTCGCCCAGGGACTCGCGCCCAAGGTCTATACCGATCAGATGAGCGAGCTGTTCCGCGCCGCCTTCGCCGGTCTCAACGTCAGCTTCGATTACTGGGTGCGCACGACCGATCCGGTGCATGAAAAATTCGTCCAGGCGATGCTGACCCGGACCTATGCGCGCGGCGATATCTACTTCCGCGATTACGCTGGGCTCTACTGCGTCGATTGCGAGCGCTTCTATACCGAGAAGGAATTATTGCCCGATAGTATTTGTCCCGTACATAACAAAAAGGTCGAGCTGATCAACGAGGGCAACTATTTTCTCAAGATCGACAAGTATCGCGAGGCCGTGCTCCGCCATATCCACGATCATCCCGATTTTATCCGGCCCGAGCGCTACCGCAATGAGGCGCTCAACATGCTCGCCGAACCACTCGCCGATCTCTGCATCTCGCGGCCTAAAACGCGGATGGACTGGGGCATCGAAATTCCCTTCGACGATCGCTATGTGACCTACGTCTGGTACGACGCCTTCTGGACCTACGTCAGCAAACCGGCCACCGACTCGGGCGATATCGACCGCTACATGCGCGAGGTCTTTCCCCATACCGAACACTTCATTGGCAAGGACATCCTCAAGACCCATGCGGTTTACTGGCCACCGATGGTGCTGGCGGCGGGCTTCGACGGGCTTTTTTTCAAGCATCTCAACGTCCACGGCTGGCTCAACTTTGGCGGCTCGCGCATGTCGAAAAGTTCCGGCAACGTGCGCGATCCGGTCGCCTATGAACAATCCTTCGGCCCCGACGTGCTGCGCTACTTCGTGATGCGCGAGATGGCCTACGGTCTCGACGGCGATTTTTCCGAGGAGCGGCTGACCGAGCGTTACAACGCTGACCTCGCCAACAACCTCGGCAATCTCGTGAGTCGTGTCCTGACGATGGCGCGGAATTATTTCAGCAGCGAGATCAAGAGTTTGCCAACAGATCCTTCTCTCTTGGCCAGCTTGGACGTAAAAGCGAGACCCAAGTTCGGTGACCCTCTTGGCCCCACTCCGGCAAATCCGGCTATTATGTCGACACTGACATCGCTCCATCAGACTCCACCGATAGATATAGGACCTCCGGGATACATCGACCTTCATCTTTGCGGTGTTTTCACAGACCAGCCCGCCACGGTCGGAAAACTAGTCGATCAGCTAAGCTTCAACCGTGCACTTGAGGAAATATGGAAGATGCTCGATTTTGCCAATAAGTACGTTGCGATGACGGTGCCATTCACACTATTCAAAACAGATCCAGCACGCGTTCAAGTGATCCTCGCAAATCTGACAGAAGCGGTGCGTGTTCTCGCGAACACCCTCGAACCCTTCATGCCGGTGACCGCACAAAAAATCTTCGCGATGCTCAACGTCGATGAGGAGACTGCGCGCAAGCCCTATGGCGAAGGCTTGAAGCTCGGCCATAAGGTCAATCCGCCGGTCGCGCTTTTCCCGCGTATCGAGAAAGCCAAAGCTTGA
- the rsmA gene encoding 16S rRNA (adenine(1518)-N(6)/adenine(1519)-N(6))-dimethyltransferase RsmA, whose amino-acid sequence MRPRKSRGQNFLVQARLAERIVAAAQLVPNNRVVEIGPGLGILSDAIARHPLARLTLIELDPRLAAPLAARFVADSRIIVINEDFLRTDLKALAEDRKAVTDAHEFDDRRFKVIGNLPFNAAAAILERLCASRPLITRMVLMFQREVAERIRARPRTSQYGALSVYTALYWEVIDHFRVAAGNFHPRPKVDAEVLVFSPSADQLFASESEEQAILTTIRASFSTPRKTIRNSLATGLRLRLGVAEEALARVAIEPSARPGMLAVADFVRLARALGDAARPPDCRDA is encoded by the coding sequence GTGCGTCCGCGAAAATCGCGCGGCCAGAACTTCCTGGTGCAGGCGCGCCTCGCTGAGCGGATTGTCGCTGCGGCGCAACTCGTCCCGAATAATCGGGTCGTCGAGATTGGGCCCGGACTCGGAATCCTGAGCGACGCGATCGCGCGTCATCCCCTCGCGCGGCTGACCTTGATTGAGCTTGATCCGCGTCTCGCCGCGCCGCTGGCCGCGCGTTTCGTCGCGGATTCCCGCATCATCGTGATTAACGAAGATTTTCTACGCACCGACCTCAAAGCGCTCGCTGAGGACCGAAAAGCCGTCACGGATGCTCACGAGTTCGATGACCGCAGGTTCAAGGTAATCGGCAACCTGCCGTTTAACGCCGCCGCCGCGATCCTCGAGCGGCTGTGCGCGTCTCGTCCGCTTATCACGCGTATGGTCTTGATGTTTCAGCGCGAGGTCGCCGAGCGTATTCGCGCGCGACCGCGCACCTCCCAGTACGGCGCACTCAGCGTCTATACGGCGCTCTACTGGGAGGTGATTGATCATTTTCGCGTGGCCGCCGGCAATTTCCATCCGCGGCCCAAGGTCGATGCTGAAGTTCTGGTTTTCTCGCCGAGCGCTGATCAATTATTCGCCAGCGAATCTGAGGAGCAGGCGATTCTGACCACTATTCGCGCGAGCTTTTCCACGCCGCGCAAGACGATCCGCAACTCGCTCGCGACCGGACTGCGGCTGCGACTAGGCGTCGCCGAAGAGGCTCTGGCCCGCGTGGCGATCGAGCCGTCAGCGCGGCCCGGGATGTTGGCCGTTGCCGACTTCGTCAGGTTGGCGCGGGCGCTGGGCGACGCCGCACGCCCGCCGGATTGCCGCGATGCCTGA
- the tmk gene encoding dTMP kinase: MARGLFITLEGVEGSGKTTQAAILADRLRALGYAPATTREPGGTRAGVVIRTIFLDPAVALEPAAELLLVLADRAQHVREKLEPALAAGTIVISDRYSDSTVAYQGYGRGFDRRLLDELNRLASNATAPDLTFVLDCPVELGLARTRARQTGGAASARQTAGIKPDRFEGEQLEFHRRVREGFLAIAHAEPARVTVIDATLSADAVSAAILRAVTLRLEPS, translated from the coding sequence ATGGCGCGCGGACTCTTCATCACGCTCGAAGGGGTCGAAGGCTCGGGCAAGACCACGCAGGCGGCGATCCTCGCCGACCGCCTGCGGGCCCTGGGCTATGCTCCCGCGACGACCCGCGAGCCCGGCGGCACGCGCGCCGGCGTCGTGATTCGGACGATCTTCCTCGACCCCGCGGTCGCGCTCGAACCTGCCGCCGAACTCCTGCTGGTACTGGCGGATCGCGCGCAGCACGTGCGCGAAAAACTTGAGCCCGCGCTGGCCGCGGGCACAATCGTGATCTCGGATCGCTACTCCGATTCGACCGTCGCCTATCAGGGCTATGGCCGCGGCTTCGATCGGCGATTGCTCGACGAGCTCAACCGCCTTGCCAGTAACGCGACGGCGCCGGACCTGACTTTTGTGCTCGATTGTCCGGTCGAGCTCGGACTCGCCCGCACGCGCGCGCGCCAAACCGGCGGCGCCGCGTCCGCTCGCCAAACGGCCGGCATCAAGCCCGATCGCTTCGAAGGCGAGCAGTTGGAATTCCATCGGCGGGTGCGCGAGGGCTTTCTCGCGATCGCGCACGCAGAGCCGGCGCGCGTCACGGTGATCGACGCGACGCTGTCCGCCGACGCCGTCAGCGCGGCGATTCTGCGCGCGGTGACGCTGCGTTTGGAGCCGTCATGA
- a CDS encoding TatD family hydrolase — MIFSVPDSHCHLADPRLREDVEAVIARARAAGVETIISVGAIGTIETDRRTVEIAERNDSVYAVIGVHPHDAKDCDAARLDELRDLARSRRVVAIGESGLDFHYLHSPHEAQEAALRRHLELAAELGQPIVIHCRDAETRVREIVEEVGIPPRGGVIHCFTGDTEAARRFLALGFHISFSGIVTFRNAATSRIAATVVPDDRIMIETDAPYLAPEPYRGKRNEPAFVMRTLEVLAGLRGVDSAALAAIITTNVARLFLAT, encoded by the coding sequence TTGATTTTTTCCGTCCCCGATAGCCACTGCCATCTCGCCGACCCGCGTCTGCGCGAAGACGTCGAAGCCGTAATCGCCCGCGCGCGCGCGGCGGGCGTCGAGACGATTATCTCAGTGGGCGCGATCGGCACAATCGAGACCGATCGCCGCACCGTCGAAATCGCCGAGCGCAACGACAGCGTTTATGCGGTAATCGGCGTCCACCCGCACGACGCCAAGGATTGCGACGCGGCGCGACTCGACGAGCTGCGCGATCTGGCACGCTCCCGGCGCGTCGTCGCGATCGGTGAAAGCGGCCTCGATTTCCATTACCTGCACTCGCCGCACGAGGCGCAGGAAGCGGCGCTGCGGCGTCATCTCGAGCTGGCCGCCGAGCTCGGCCAGCCCATCGTGATCCATTGCCGCGACGCCGAAACACGCGTCCGCGAAATCGTCGAAGAGGTCGGGATACCGCCGCGCGGCGGCGTGATTCATTGCTTCACCGGCGACACGGAGGCGGCCCGCCGTTTCCTCGCGCTCGGCTTCCATATCTCGTTCTCGGGCATCGTGACTTTTCGCAACGCCGCCACGAGTCGCATCGCGGCGACGGTCGTGCCCGACGACAGGATTATGATCGAGACTGACGCGCCCTATCTCGCGCCCGAGCCGTATCGCGGGAAACGTAACGAGCCGGCCTTTGTCATGCGCACGCTCGAAGTTTTGGCCGGTTTACGCGGCGTTGATTCCGCGGCGCTCGCCGCGATAATCACCACCAACGTCGCCCGCCTGTTTCTCGCTACATAA
- a CDS encoding TolC family protein, with product MKSSHLLALILMVGFAGHALAAWPAQLSLHECIDEALDKSPDLASSRHMIEAARADITKKRGTLMPYLAAQASAYVVNGQPVNEFSVLNLFNAATGVTTHNHANWDPLSIQEFLLTYPLFYEGSLMGLNDPPAVASSRATMTEQQAVALVNEQKVIFNVVSAYVNVASFEDQLALQEQIVAGYQRQFDIVETQRQLGLKLPKDVEIARGQLQSATDAAESLRQSALSYKIQLAELMGRGADRTLEIEPTPPPMPQLAPLDEFLAQVMPNNPSLMVDEAKIEVARQQVRVDKVAQWPIANLNTNFATGQDLEHFNGSSRFPRPVLYESYITITMPLWDFGQRRAAEHESDENLAVSKETLKATAETLRTSITQVYGQISAYERTTAALEASYLELERESDLTRAQRQAGVADELSLVAAKLAEDNAKLAVISEQLEEQLQYASLQNLAGGNWSWVE from the coding sequence ATGAAATCGTCTCACCTGCTGGCGTTGATTCTGATGGTGGGCTTTGCCGGTCATGCACTCGCGGCGTGGCCGGCGCAATTGAGCCTGCACGAGTGTATCGATGAGGCGCTCGACAAGAGCCCGGACCTGGCTTCCAGCCGCCACATGATCGAAGCGGCGCGCGCGGATATTACCAAGAAGCGCGGCACCCTGATGCCCTATCTGGCCGCGCAAGCCAGCGCCTACGTCGTCAATGGTCAGCCGGTAAACGAGTTTTCAGTGCTCAATCTCTTCAACGCCGCAACCGGAGTCACGACGCACAATCACGCCAATTGGGATCCGCTCTCGATCCAGGAATTTCTGCTTACTTATCCCCTCTTCTACGAGGGCAGCCTGATGGGACTGAATGACCCGCCGGCGGTAGCGTCGTCACGGGCGACCATGACGGAGCAGCAGGCGGTGGCGCTGGTCAATGAGCAAAAGGTGATTTTCAACGTGGTTTCGGCCTACGTTAATGTGGCGTCGTTCGAGGATCAGCTCGCGCTGCAGGAGCAGATCGTCGCCGGCTACCAGAGGCAGTTCGACATTGTCGAGACGCAGCGGCAACTCGGCTTAAAGCTGCCGAAAGATGTCGAGATCGCACGCGGGCAGTTGCAATCGGCGACGGATGCGGCCGAGTCGCTCCGTCAAAGCGCGCTGTCGTATAAAATCCAGTTGGCTGAGCTGATGGGCCGGGGCGCCGATCGGACGCTCGAAATTGAGCCCACCCCTCCGCCGATGCCGCAACTGGCGCCGCTCGACGAGTTTTTGGCCCAGGTGATGCCCAATAATCCGTCGCTGATGGTGGACGAAGCCAAGATCGAGGTTGCTCGCCAACAGGTTCGGGTGGACAAGGTGGCTCAGTGGCCGATCGCCAACCTGAATACCAATTTCGCCACCGGCCAGGACCTCGAGCACTTCAACGGCAGCTCGCGCTTTCCGCGCCCGGTGCTCTACGAATCTTACATAACGATCACGATGCCGCTGTGGGATTTTGGCCAGCGTCGCGCTGCTGAGCACGAATCCGACGAGAACCTCGCCGTCTCCAAAGAGACGTTAAAAGCTACGGCCGAAACCCTGCGGACGTCCATCACCCAGGTCTACGGACAAATCAGCGCCTACGAACGCACCACGGCCGCACTGGAAGCGAGTTATCTGGAGCTCGAACGGGAAAGTGATCTGACGCGGGCGCAGCGCCAGGCCGGGGTTGCCGACGAGCTTTCTCTGGTAGCGGCAAAACTCGCCGAGGACAACGCCAAATTGGCGGTAATCAGCGAGCAACTCGAGGAACAACTGCAGTATGCGTCGCTGCAGAATCTGGCCGGCGGCAACTGGTCCTGGGTCGAATAG
- the mutM gene encoding bifunctional DNA-formamidopyrimidine glycosylase/DNA-(apurinic or apyrimidinic site) lyase, with protein MPELPEVESLRRILAHSIVGRTIVGASVADPRLRRAVAADLATSIAGGAITGVQRRAKYLLIELHDERLLMVHLGMSGSLTHRHAALDAAGFDPRHDHVSFRLDDGSALVFNDPRRFGLMKLIARAELAAIAELAAIGPEPFAREFDAAYLWKVTRGRATAIKNLLMDQRTVAGVGNIYASEILFRARVRPTRRAGKVTRAELARIATITRQVLREAIGGGGTTFRSYRDSRGQPGRYAKRLQVYDREGQPCGACGAAIRAVVVGQRSSFFCPKCQK; from the coding sequence ATGCCTGAACTCCCCGAGGTCGAATCGTTGCGGCGGATCCTCGCGCACTCGATCGTCGGTCGCACGATCGTCGGCGCGAGCGTCGCCGACCCGCGCCTGCGTCGCGCCGTCGCCGCGGACCTCGCTACGAGTATCGCCGGCGGCGCGATAACTGGCGTGCAACGCCGGGCCAAGTATCTGCTGATCGAACTCCACGACGAGCGTCTCCTGATGGTTCATCTCGGCATGAGTGGCAGCCTGACCCATCGCCACGCCGCGCTTGACGCCGCCGGTTTCGACCCGCGTCACGATCACGTCAGCTTCAGGCTCGACGACGGCAGCGCACTCGTTTTCAACGATCCGCGGCGCTTCGGCCTGATGAAATTGATCGCCCGCGCCGAGCTCGCCGCGATCGCGGAGCTCGCGGCGATCGGCCCTGAGCCCTTCGCGCGCGAGTTCGACGCCGCATACCTGTGGAAAGTCACGCGCGGACGCGCCACCGCGATCAAAAACCTCCTGATGGATCAGCGGACCGTCGCCGGCGTCGGCAATATCTACGCCTCCGAGATTCTCTTTCGCGCCCGCGTCCGGCCGACGCGCCGCGCCGGCAAAGTCACCCGCGCCGAGTTGGCGCGGATCGCGACGATCACGCGCCAGGTCTTGCGCGAAGCGATTGGCGGCGGCGGCACGACCTTTCGCAGCTACCGCGACTCGCGCGGGCAACCCGGCCGCTACGCAAAGCGCCTGCAGGTTTACGATCGTGAAGGTCAGCCATGCGGGGCGTGCGGTGCGGCCATTCGTGCCGTCGTCGTCGGTCAACGCTCGAGCTTTTTCTGCCCTAAGTGCCAAAAGTAG